The sequence below is a genomic window from Lycium ferocissimum isolate CSIRO_LF1 chromosome 9, AGI_CSIRO_Lferr_CH_V1, whole genome shotgun sequence.
ATAATTCAGAAACATACTTGTAACTTAGACTGATTGTACTAAGTTATTCTCTATCAATTTTCCATAAGAATAGAGCaagaaatatccttaagattgttgaaAATCTTatggaaaatacttgatcacgaacactTGTATGAAATTCTTGAACAATCTCATAGCTTGAGGTAGAGGTGTACAAAGCAAACCacaccaaaccgataatccgaaccaaaccgagaaaaaaacctgactaatggtttggtttgacttggtttgattttaaaaagaaaaacccgatCACTATTGGTttagtttggttttaactaaaaaaagtaaaactgaatcaaaccaacccgaaattacatttataaaatttcaaacatattttatacataaaaatatttatttataatgtaatttataaatgtttctttaaatttttcatagttttttgtcttttaacatattatttcaagcttggaattagaattttgaatggtccaaTAAGTCTTATAgcccaatgatattagtaactcaaataaaactcaacaaaatcaaatcaatactaacaCTAACAAATGTAATTCATATCTAACactggaatgacaataatgttgatatgtattctttagttttatattagtttagaaagtgaaaatacataacttaattttcttttcttttttctttaatatctggtcatgtaattaatactttttctttaatatctggtcatgtaattaatacttattggccgtacttattttagcatgacttagtacttttagattacgATGATCATTTTCTACATGCCTTATAAATTAGCCGTATTTATTGTAGCATGACTTGGTACTtttttattatgatcattttattttatgcaatttcattaattttttcgctgaatattttagtacaatgtcatctctcatctcatgttttgtgttattttcttaataaatatcttaattagatagtcgtATCTTCCTAggattaaagaaatatttgaagtacaagttatatgttttgtatgaagactttaccgGGAAAACCCCAAAAAATCCTAGCAACCCGAAAAAatcgagaaaacccgaggttgaacaacccgacttttgttggtttggtttggtttatagatttaaaaaacccgatgcaattggtttggtttggtctttaaaaaatccgaaccaactaggtccatgtacacccctagcttgaggcatgtcacTTAAGACACTGTCCTTAAAGATATTTCGCCCGGTATGGGTGTAtcccccaggattcaacaagctcttctagtacaaaactaggagctagaatctaacaaagatttcacaAAATAGAAAACCCAACACACTATAATCTATAAGGAaaaatatgttttgtatatGACTCTCACAGAAAACCCAACAATTCAAAATGAGAAGTATATTTTTCTATGTTTTTCCTTCTACCAAAGATGAACCcataatgttatatatataactatctTCTAATCTTCTGCTGTAAAAAGATTTAAGAATAATAACTGCCATAAAAGATCATAAAGGCAATTCGTCAAATGACCAGATTTAATTTATAAGACCGTTTTACAACGTTAGGAAAGGAATTCAAGAATAATGATATTCTTAATAATGGCTAACAAAAGTGAGGTGATTAATGGCtagtaaaaaataaagaatatgatAACTtacttttgagatattaaatagaaaataatatttttctaacatATCTTTGGTCTTATTCTTTGCTATTTCTTACTCGTATGATATTCTAATGCCATCAAATAAGTGATATAAAACCATTACCATCATTTTCTTCAATCCTCACTCCTAGAGTTCATAAGAAGTGGTAAAACATCATGTTCTGTTTCACTTTTGTTTTCTCCAGACGTAGGTGAACTGTTACATTGGATCAAGATTTGCAAAACTTCCTTCATTGTTGGTCTTGACGAAGGAAATGTGCTGGTGCAAAAGATTCCAAGCTTGAACACTGTGCAGATTTCATCAAAGTATCGCGGTTCTTTGATGTCCTCGTCCAATAAATCAGCCATAGGGTGTCCTTTTTGAATTTGGTGCCACGCCCAGTCTGCAAGACATGAATCTTCATCTCCAAGATTGGCTTCTTTTCCAGTCACCAGTTCCAAAAGAATGACTCCAAAGCTATACACATCAATTTTCTCTGTCACTCTAGTTTTTTGCGCATACTCTGAATATACCAacatgaaaatatcaacatgtattAGCAATGCTCGTATAAGTTATGCGGGAATTTGTGTACTAAGAATACATGTATCGGCAATACATGAATAAGAATAACTAAAGGAAAAGGCCCCTTAAAGTAATATTGCATAATAATCTCTAGATTACAATGTACCGCATAAAACAACAGTTGTATTATAATTCATGCAGAAGTAGTACGTGAACCAAACGGCCCCTTGAATAGGGTCAGCTCAAGCATAGGAGTTTTTAGTCAATGTAATCAAGCtaatagcttgtttggccaagctttcaaaatttatttattttgaaaagtgttttttgtcaaaagtgcttttcggaaaaatatttttagggaGTAGCAGTTCGTGTtcaataaatttgaaaaacacctttTCAAATATTAGAACAGTAATTTGTGTTTGGTCAAGGTACTAAAAGTGCTTCCGGAGAAAAACTACtgtttttagcttctgaaaaacaacTTTTGTTACGATACAAAATCActtaaagtatttttttccctaAAAACTTGACAACTCAGCtttctaaaataagcactttttgaaagaaaaaaaatgcacTTTTTCCTTCCTAGAAGATTGACCAAACATGCGATAGCTTTTTAACTCTATAATGATGCTGAGATAAGTTGATGGTCTTATACCTGGAGCAATGTACCCAAAAGAGCCAGCTACTGCTGTCACTGTGTTGTCTCCGGGCTTGAGTAACATCCTGGCTAagccaaaatctgcaattttcGCATTGAACTGAGTATTCAATAGGACGTTGCTCGACTTCACATCTCGATGAATAACAGGCGGTGAGCAGTCATGGTGCATGTAGCAAAGACCTTGAGCAGCTCCTAGCGCAATTTGCAGCCTCTTAGGCCATTCCAATACCAAATGTGTTGATGAatttaaccttttctttgagTGAAGCCATATATCCAAACTCCTATTCTCCATATATTCATACACAAGAAGCTTTGACTCTTCACTAAAGATGCAGCATAACAGTTTCACTATATTGGAGTGTCGAATCGTGCCTAATATCTGAACTTCTGCAAGAAACTCTTTCTCATGCTTGTGATCCAACCTTTCGTTTCTCCAAATCTGCTTAACAGCAACGCAGTTTCCTGATCGACTTAAGGGCACGAGGTAGACCTGTTGGGATCAAAATGACAAGGCGTCATACGGAAGCTAACTATTGCAAAGCTTGAACAACGataaattagaaataaatagaaaaatccACCACAAGAAaatttttgaagtaaaacacaattatgatAAAATTCAAATGGAAATTCAGGGAAAACCGAGACCTGACCGGATCCTCCACTTCCGATTATGTTGTTTTCCGTCAGATTTGACAAAATGTCTGATTCTGTGAAGTCTAACTTGTGGAATGATGTTTGCTTCCATGTTGAAACCAattcttgctttctttttctGTGACTTCTCAACACGAACAGACCATATGAAACCGCCACGAGGAAAGTAACTGCTGCTAAACTAGCAAGAGCCGCAACAAGTTTAACCGGGAATTTGTATGACCTAGTTTCCCCCTTGCAATTACTTCCACAAAGTCCGGGATTATTCAAGAAGCTCGTGGCGAAAGCTGTCTCTAACTGACTTGGGATTCTACCGGACAGGCGATTAGATGACAGGTTTAGTGAAGTTAACTTTAAGTTACCTAATTCACTTGGAATTTCACCTGAAAATTGATTACTTGACAAGTCCAAATCAATGAGACTTGGTAAAAGGCCAAGTGCACCTGGGATTTGGcctgaaagctgatttttgctGCAATTTAAAGTAACAAGAGTCTTCCATGATGATATATTGGATGGAAACTTTCCAGAAAAAAGATTACCATCAAGAAAGAGTTTGGTTAATTCAGGAAGATTAGTCAATTCTTGAGGGATTTGACCTCTTAAGAGATTATTACTGGCTCTAAACACATTTAGACTGTACCAAGTACCCACTCCAGTTGGTAATTCGCCTGAAAACTTGTTGTTGCTGATATCAACTAGGGATAAATTTGATGCAACTCTATGTGACAGCTGACCAGTGAGCAAGTTATCATGTATCAACAAGGTTGATAATTTCTCTGCTGTCCATAATCCATCAGGAATTTCACCAGAAATACGGTTATTTTCGACTCGAAGGGACTTCAGAGTGGAACAATTTCCAAGTGAAACTGGCAATTCACCTATACGTGGGGTGACAGAATTAGCTCATGAAAATATAACTCGCTTATTTATTAGCTCAGCCCATCTAATAACTAGGTTGATATGTAGCCCAAATTGACCCATAAAaaccttgtcaaaatatttttcaagcacatattttctttatttgatatgtatatatagcctagataataaagaaaagaaagagttttAGTAGGTAGTTCTTCCGATCACATTTATTCGTCCATGTTTAACTTGACACATTCTTTaaaaagcaataaataaaatgataattttactatatcaccccTACTTATTATATATCATCTAAATGTTGGGAAATAAATAGTATAAAATGGGAAgttatctcttgattttccaAATTGGACAACTAAAAGTGGAGATCTATTTTCagtatagtggacaagtaaaagaggacagagggagtactaaaaaaaataaaagaacaacaaaagaaattaaaacttattAAAACTCAGTTCATTTTGACCAGCTCAAATTCAATTCAACCCGCTCATTTGACCCTCTTACCTGTGAGTTTGTTGCCAAAAGCAATCATCTTAGATAAGGCCTTGTTATTACAAATCCCTTCAGGTAATTTCCCAACAAGTTGGTTTTGTGAAACCTGGAAATCTTCAAGCTTCGAAAATCGACCAAAATCAGGGGGAATTTCACCTGATAATTTGTTTCCAAACAGCTTAACAGTTACCAAAGATGGTAATTTGCCTATTCCCAATGGTATTTTTCCTGATAATTGGTTGTAAAATAAAGACAATCCAGTCAACTTTGTCAGCTTACCAAAATCTTGTGGTATTTTCCCAGTCAAACTGTTGTTACACAAATCAACAACATCTAAATTCAATGAATTAACTGACTGAGGAATTGTACCACTCAATTTATTGTTGTACAAATAAACTATACTCAAATTTTTCAGCTGAAATAAACCATCAGGGATTTTACCAGTCAATCCATTTATGGACAAGtccaaaaattcaagatttgTCATTTTACCAATATTTTCAGGGATATTTCCAACCAAATTTACTTCTGTCATCCAAAAATTCCTCAGTTTATTCAACTGTGTGAATCTTGATGGAATTGGTTGTGGAGCAAACTTATTGAAGCTCAACATAAGTGATTCAAGATTCAATAAATTGCCTATTTCTTCAGGGAAAGAACCATCAAAGCGATTCTCGGTTAGCTCGAGTACTTTGAGCTGACTTAATCCACCAATCCCTTTAGGTATATCACCATTGAAGTTGTTGGTAGTTAAGTTTAAGTACTGAAGATAAACCGAAAGACGGTTAATGTCCTCGGGAAGCGTGCCATCCATGAAGTTATAAGAAAGGtctaagaattcaagatttgagCAGTTGTAAATATCAGGAAAGTTTCCAGGGATGAAATTGTGGTTCAAATCAAGAAATGTGAGATTTTTAAGATCACAAATGAATTCTGGGATTGGTTTAGTGATATTTCCATAATCAAGTTGAATCCCTGTGACTGAATTTTGTGTACAAATTATTCCAGGCCAAGAACAATGGTCTAATGATGATGTCCATTTTGTGACATTAGGTGAAGTAGACCAGTGTTGTTTTAGTTTGAGTAAAATggtattttcttgatttgaatttTGTTGTGAATTTACATGGGAGATAAAGGAGAGAAAGGTGAGAATGGAAATTAAGATTTTGGAAGATGGGATTATTTTTTTGGCCATTTTTGTGATATTTTGGTTTCTATGGATATTGGTGATGAAGGTGGCATTTAGCagagtttttcaaaatttgagaaGAAGATAAATGTGGACGGGTATATGTTTGCGGCCTGTGGGATAAATGTCAATATTCCTGGTCAACTATAATAATAAAAGACTTTTTGTTAACTAAAATTCAAACAGCGTTCTGTTTCATCGGTTTCTGCTGGCCCCACTATTAGTGGGTTGATTAAactttttcttcccttttttattCAAGCATCTAGTTTTTGGAATTTATTGATCTTATAATCTGTTTCTTGCCGTAGAAAAGTATACTATGAAGGTTCTATTAGAAAAATATTGGAgatgaccatattaagaagaacaaataacagacaaataaaatatgttaagaataaTAAAGATAAGACAGAGTTGAAATTGGAAAATCCGGTTCAAGGCACTCTATGGATGGGGCTGTCTTCAAAGTAGATTTTCCTCGCTAGCCCAGTGCAAATAGCAAAGTGACGTTCTACTCCCAAGATATAGTGAACCATTCAGGAATCCTCTAATGTGCACTCAAATAGAAGTTCCGGGAGAACTATTTTAATCTCTCGACTGCTTTAGTAGAAAAGAAGAGGTAcgatgttgaattttatgttgcagGAATTTTTTCTAAGTCTGAAATATTTCTTAGTGCTGGAAATCTACAACATACCTATTGTTTATAAGGTGTAGAAAACAACTAATAcaccttttcaaaaaaaaggatGCAACTCTTAAGATTGGATGACACCTTTTCACAATGAATAGGTGTATCTTTTAAAGAATGAGTAACACCTCTTCGTAATATATTGCGTCTTTTCAAAGGtgtgtttaaattttgaatcacaTCTAAAATAAATTCCCACACGattcaagaatttaaagaaCATAAAACAGTCTTTTATAATGATGTCAGTAAACGTTTCGTGTGGACTTGAACCTCACTAAGTATGATGAAATCCAACTGGAAGGACCATAGTGAACTTAAGTCTTGAACTAGGACTTTGTAGCCCGAtcttcaaatcaacataaacatTATATGAGATTTTTATCGAGTTCATAAACGGTGTTTCACATTAACAGCCTTGCACTCGTATCTTGATTCGCGAGTGCTTTAGAAAAAATTCCAATCTCATAGGTTGCGGCCTCACAACCACACTCGAATAGGTGAACTCTTCAAGGATATGTGTAACGAAATCATATTCAGCATCATTTGCTATGAATTCATTCAGAGTATGTACTCTTTCTAACCTTTACATCAAGTACCGTGATAATTAATCACTCATCAAGGGACTaagataaaaatataattattggaCAGGTTTTTTTACCACATTCAACCTTCGTCAAATCTCCAATTAGTAAGGTTGGGTTGCCGCCGTCAGTAATTACAAATTAAGGGATTTAGTCCCATTCTCTGAGAATTACAACTTACTTTACGCAAGCTCTCTCTATTTGTTATTCACAATATGTATTGACGAAGTGCACTCCAATACGATTACTCTAATAATTTGTCACTCATAATTGCTCTCTGCCTCAAGCTTGGATGTCTCCTCCGCTTTGAATTTTGCAATAGCAATTCGATAAttacaaagaaaaacaaataattagAATAGACTTTTCAATAATGGTAATATTGATTAAATCTCAAACCATTCTATAAGCCATACCATCACATAGAGGgctatcatatatataaaattttaaactatATCAAGAAATACATGTTTCTTGATATATATTTCAATTGAAATAAAGTTTTTCGCCTGAATGATATTTCTCACATCTAACTTTCTTTCATTTCAACTAAGATAATCACGTAATAAGCCCCCACATTGCAAAAGTTCAATTTCTcatatttaaattatttgagCATACACATCAGtctcaaatataatatattaacCCCCACATTTTATATGTCAACACATGAGATCACAAATTAACATTACTATGCATAATCCTTTATTTAAAGTCAACATGGTTTGATCATATGCATGATTAAGCATGAAACAAATTCATCCAAAAAGAGAATATCTACCGTACTTTAATAGGTGTGGACATGAAATGAAACactcaaaaaatatattatgttCTTCACAAGTCACAAGAAAGACTTCAAATTTTATAAGATTTTGAACCTTTAATAAATCCCAAAAGTGTGTCTAcatgaaaatgtaatttttatgaCCTCAAAATGCCATAATaattttcaagtataaatatctatttttttctttataagcAATTTAATTTATATCACTTCATTCTCATTTCCACAATCTTAAAATGATAAACACAATTTTTCAAGTATTGATATGAtccttataaataaaatatttcataCCATCTCACAACTTGAAAATAAACTTCATATATAACCTTTACGCAAGAATAACGGATCACACTAATCACATAAGAAAATGTTATTCCTAAAATTAACAAGCATTTGATGATCATCATATAAGTGAATCATCTAACCTCATATTATGAaaacaatttcatgaaaatcataggggtagaaatttataaataaataattagtagAGTTAAGAAAGTAGAACCCGATTCATTATTACTTTCTTCTTGATTTGTTGTTGGCCACGTTTGCCACATCAGAATCAAAGTAACTGCGGCCTTAGACAATTTCGTGTGATGATCTTGCTACACcttttaaaaactttaaaacAATCTGGACACCAATAAATTCAAAAAGGAGGATGTCTGGGGGTACCCATTTCTTCTCTAGGTCCCCTGATCTTAGACAAAATATCAGATAAAAAATacccaaataaaatcaaatctcAGTAACCCCAAAAGGAATATATCAGACACTCAGCCACACTTGCCCCACCGACACCAACTCCAGATAACGAAACgacaattcctttttttttttcttttcaatctaCGTATTTGAGAATAAGTCTTACAGACATGTAGTTCTTTATTTGATCTCTTATTTACATTTGATGACTTAAATTCAAGTACAATCCCTTCCAAGTCTCAAGTATTGTGTAAAGGATAAATTGATCACATGATAAATCTATCTTTTGTTCTTAagatttggaaaataagtgcaCATGATAAATGATGAGATATGctattttgtgttttgatgatgTGACAAACTCTCAAGGAACCAGATAGAGACCAGATACTCGATCAGGTCcccacgtgtcatatatggtattgtaaaaccaacattaatgaaatatggcatggatgagtcatttttattaatGGGCGATAGCATAAATGAGACAAAcaattgatgagtggcataaatgagtcatttcctatagttcgatggcataaatgagccatttcctatagttcgatggcataaatgagccaaactattgacgagtggcataaatgagtcattgccgatagttggatggcatatttgagccttttccgttgtTTATAAGGTGTAGAAAACAACTAACACACCTTTTCAAAAAAGGATTCAACCCTGAAGATTGGATTACACCTTTCCACAATAAATAGGTGTATCCTTTAAAGAATGGGTTACACCTCTTCATAATATATTGCGTCTTTTCAAAGGtgtgtttaaattttgaatcacatctaaaataaattcaaacatGTTCTACAGTGACATCTGGTTACGGTGAAAGAACTTTTACCATTTACTATTTTCTTCTATGATAGTTGATTTGACTTATAATTTGTTTGGCTAAGCTTCTAGAAAGTAAAAAGTATTTATTAAAGAGTTGAAGTGGTTGACCAagcttttagaaaagaaataagTGTTTTTGAGGAGTAGCGGAATTTGTCTTtcagaaattttaaaaagtagcACTCTTGGAACATAGGTCAAATAGAAAGTGCTGCTCTTATATTGACAAAAgtcttttcaaattgattagtcaaATGCAAACTATTACTCtctaaaattactttttttgaaaaatattgttcaaaataaacaattttagttgaattaaaatatataaagtaaaaaatggaGATCATGGGCCCACTCCATTGAAATTACATTTGTGGCACACGATGGTTGTTAAGCGGTCATGATCTAACTCGTGCAACTCGAAATGATTTCTCAAACGATTCCTTTCTTACAATTGGATTAGGCAAATGCTCTATATATATCCAtttgtttttaatttctatATGTATTGTTTAGTAGTTGGACAAAACTGACTATTTTAGCCCAACACACAGACTTTTTTCCATGCAAGACAGATCGATGgtcttatattaattttacgttttttattttttagtttcaaATATTGTATGTCACGTTATTAAATTgttattgaaaatatacttcCTGCCTAATAGTATATTGGTGCAATAACAAATAGTAAAGTGATTTTTTTGctgcaaaataaagaaaattgacTTTGTTAAATCATTTCCAATGATTGTATTTTCTGtacaaaaaaaatgagtttgtaataatattttcaatAGTTGAGTGACCCCAAGCAACTccaaattcagcaacaaaatactaatatataaatatttatttatcttCCTAAAAATCATTTATCCTAAAAAATATTTCTGTCCTGAGAAATATTCTAAGTAACAacatttttctttaagaaaaacTGCATAAGTTTAGTGATTGCAATATTAATTCTTGTGTATTGAGAGACCtgtttaattatttcttgattttgtttcaTTCTATCCCGTGAGAGTATTTGTAAGGGACAAATAATTCTCTTTGAAAAGTGATCCAAGTAAAGCATACGACTTGAGCATATCCAGGTTTTTTCACTGCAAACAAACAATTTCTAACAAGAAGTATCATAGTTCTTTTGGTACCAGTAATCTGTATTTAGTGTCAGTTAAAACTTTTTTCTCCCTTCCTGTGTGTGTAAGCGATTTAGCCACAAAAGAAGTCCCACATGTTTGCCCCCATTAATATAGCCATATAGAAATTTGATTCATCACAAATTCACAATGTAATAGTAATTCAAATACTAATATTATTAAATAGTAATGGTAAATATTGTTCCAAGTGAAAACTTAAATCTTTTCCTCACTGGCCAGAAATAAAGCTAGGATTCAGATAAAGCTCTTTTAGTTGCCACATTTTTGTGTATTCTTTACAAGTTTTTATGTTGCCAAAAAGTTATAGTACTGAGTAGTTCAATCTTCATTGTTTCtatttttctagacttttagGAAGTCTATCCTCCTTTCACTATTGAGTAAACAGAATTCCGTACCGGATCTCATAGAAACATATAGGATTCTATCTGGAGTACTTCATTTAATTTCTTCTACAGTGTTGGGCTTTGGCGGCATTATTGCCAATTGAATCAATGTTATTTAGTTGTGGATTTGaactttttggtgttttttgTCTCGTCAAATGATATGATTTCTCAATCATTTGCTTCGTTGGATGGAAAGTACTTCGAATTGTTGATAAATTGTCGGATATGGCTCAGAACCAACAGTTCATTATCTAATGGATCTTTAGTTTATGGCTTTAGTCTTCCTTCTTGCCAATTATTTAATGAGTAAAGAAAACATTGAGAAGGGAAAATTTCTATAGCAACGCTATGGATTTAATGCAGTATGTACAATCTTAGTATCCACTACCTAATACATTATCTTTGGTCTTATTCTTTGCTATTTATTACTCTTATCATATTCTAATGCCATCAAATAAGTGATATAAAACCATTACCATCACTTTCTTCAATCCTCTCACTCCTAGAGTTCTTAAGAAGTGGTAAAACATCATGTTCTGTttcacttttcttttctccagATGTAGGTGAAGTACTGTTACATTGGATCAAGATTTGCAGAACTTCCTTCATTGTTGGCCTTGATGCAGGAAATGTGCTGGTGCAAAAGATTCCAAGCTTAAACACTGTGCAGATTTCATCAAAATATCGCGTTTCTTTGATGTCCTCGTCCAATAAATCAGCCATAGGGTGTCCTTTTTGAATTTGGCGCCATGCCCAATCTGCAAGACATGAATCTTCATCTCCAAGATTGGCTTCTTTTCCAGTCACCAGTTCTAAAAGAATGACTCCAAAACTATACACATCAACTTTTTCTGTCACTCTAGTTTTACGCGCATACTCTGAAAATACCAACaggaaaatatcaacatgtattAGCAATATGCTCTTATACTTATGCGGAAATTGGTGTACTAAGATTACATTTATTAGCAATAAATCGATAAGAGTAACTAAGGGGCCGTTTGTTGTTGTTTAGGAAGTgaattattca
It includes:
- the LOC132030963 gene encoding receptor-like protein kinase HSL1; amino-acid sequence: MAKKIIPSSKILISILTFLSFISHVNSQQNSNQENTILLKLKQHWSTSPNVTKWTSSLDHCSWPGIICTQNSVTGIQLDYGNITKPIPEFICDLKNLTFLDLNHNFIPGNFPDIYNCSNLEFLDLSYNFMDGTLPEDINRLSVYLQYLNLTTNNFNGDIPKGIGGLSQLKVLELTENRFDGSFPEEIGNLLNLESLMLSFNKFAPQPIPSRFTQLNKLRNFWMTEVNLVGNIPENIGKMTNLEFLDLSINGLTGKIPDGLFQLKNLSIVYLYNNKLSGTIPQSVNSLNLDVVDLCNNSLTGKIPQDFGKLTKLTGLSLFYNQLSGKIPLGIGKLPSLVTVKLFGNKLSGEIPPDFGRFSKLEDFQVSQNQLVGKLPEGICNNKALSKMIAFGNKLTGELPVSLGNCSTLKSLRVENNRISGEIPDGLWTAEKLSTLLIHDNLLTGQLSHRVASNLSLVDISNNKFSGELPTGVGTWYSLNVFRASNNLLRGQIPQELTNLPELTKLFLDGNLFSGKFPSNISSWKTLVTLNCSKNQLSGQIPGALGLLPSLIDLDLSSNQFSGEIPSELGNLKLTSLNLSSNRLSGRIPSQLETAFATSFLNNPGLCGSNCKGETRSYKFPVKLVAALASLAAVTFLVAVSYGLFVLRSHRKRKQELVSTWKQTSFHKLDFTESDILSNLTENNIIGSGGSGQVYLVPLSRSGNCVAVKQIWRNERLDHKHEKEFLAEVQILGTIRHSNIVKLLCCIFSEESKLLVYEYMENRSLDIWLHSKKRLNSSTHLVLEWPKRLQIALGAAQGLCYMHHDCSPPVIHRDVKSSNVLLNTQFNAKIADFGLARMLLKPGDNTVTAVAGSFGYIAPEYAQKTRVTEKIDVYSFGVILLELVTGKEANLGDEDSCLADWAWHQIQKGHPMADLLDEDIKEPRYFDEICTVFKLGIFCTSTFPSSRPTMKEVLQILIQCNSSPTSGENKSETEHDVLPLLMNSRSED